In Salvia miltiorrhiza cultivar Shanhuang (shh) chromosome 4, IMPLAD_Smil_shh, whole genome shotgun sequence, the DNA window GTTGACGAAATGAGAAAAACCGTGGgagtaattatttatatttagaatttatttttacgcGAACTTactttaatactatatttttttgttcattataatattttatgtgAATTTGTTCTAGCTACTATTGTTTGTGATGCATTTTTTTGATATGATTATTGGTTAGGAAAAccttataattcaagaaattcaaaataTTGGTACCTAAAttgtcattaattttatttgattcaagattGTCATTTAAGTCTTTTCAGAAGTCCAATTTTGTTATAAAACTCATGCATATATAATACCAAAATTTAAATGAGACGACAGAAGCGCATGAAGACATACATgtagtattaaattattaaatagatACTTTCTCTCTTAACTATCCGAACCTCATATTCTCTTATTCTAATAAAAGTGAGGTATGCATGTAGGCTACAAGCTATAAGATTGTGAACCTAAAATGTGGGACATTGCCATGTCATTTGAGTAGAAATACAcataatttattgaatttattatcaacatatatatcaaaCTCAAAGAGACTAGTGATTTTAATACACACACTATGCATTTGACGTAGGAGCTGGGACTTTGCCCAATATTTTTCTTTAGAgtataaactaaaaataaatatacaatttataaatcaacaacccaaaacacctacgAATAAACACATaactattttatatataatcgtaTTAACTAAACTATTTCAAGACCAAACTTGTGCTTTCGTATTTTCAAATGATAGATTCCAAAACCTCCGAGTAAGATGGTGATTATTATATATGACGACAGCCATATATTTTAGTTGTAATTGTCGACATGATTCACCGTtatagttaatcatttcattttcttagaaaaaaaaatggagagaTTGAAGGAAGCCCACGTTGTGGCCTTCTTCTGGGTTGACTTTTCCGAAGAGGATTTTTCATGatacaaatttgaaatcattAAATTTCTTCCCAaaccattttctttttcatgaTTTGAAATCATGCAATTACTTTTCTGAAGATTATCACCTTGAGCTAAGTAAAACTATAAACTCATGTATATCATAATTATTACTCCTTCGGTCTCAATTCAATAGTTATTTATGGAGTACAATAATATTTAATCTAAATAATGAGTTGAGTGagagtatttattatttatttattttcatttttaggaATATGTGTCTTAAATTAGGATgtccaaattaaaaattgtgACTTATTAAATTGAGACGGATAATTTTGATCCGACGTAATCAAATCAGGTTTGAATGCAATAAGAGTTAAGTTAAAAACGTATATTCTCGTTTTCAGGATTTCGCAATTTATTGAAATATTGGATTCACTTTTCCTATGGAGAGTTGTAGAATTTCTCAATTTGTTAAAACATTGATTCACTTTTCCTAAATGAGTTGTGACCAAATATGACTCTTGAGGTTTCATATGAGATTGATATTCCAAGTAAATATTGACTTCTAAAGATTACgtgatacttttttttttttttttggtcggtcaaagtcatgttagatgttagtagttagttccccatccactccaagaaccaccttatctctccattcaccaaactccaaccttatatctccaatcaccaattcgttcccaagagggatcgaacccgagtcacttcacttaagtgaggacccggtggccagtgggctaagccccctggttaaaAGATTACGTGATACTATTTGATATTTCGAGTAAATCGAAAGCAAAATATTTTCCTATAAAAGGAAACCTCCACGTAGCCTACTTTCCAAATAATTATAAAGTCTAAACTAGACAAATTCTTTACTCCATATTTTTTGGTAAATGAAATTAATCTAGTGGAGAAATGCTTGAAGATTGAAGAATACATGTAAAACTAAAAATGGTGAAACTGAGATAACCTCAAACTTGCAAATGAGGTGCTTGATAAAATTACTGACAGAGAAGCAGTACAAATTGGAGAAGTAAAAGAATGGCAGTAATCCACTGACGGAATGCGGCGGGGCCACCCACAAATTCCCTCAAGTTTGCAACAGTTAAAGAAAATTGTCAATGACGCGTGATGGTATATGTATGTATGGAAAAGCAGAAAGAAAACACCACAAATTATTTAGTAGTAATAGAAAAATCATACGCATTTCCAAGTAACCATCTTTACATTCCATCAAGAAAGACTCCCCCTTTTCATCATCTTTTCTTTCCATGTGTGGTTTGAACACATAATATACGTAATGCACGCACGCattcatatataaatttgtaggaAGATCTCTACTTTTTTCCTTCCTTTCACTGCCTCGTTTGAGATTCTTGAAATGGTTGTTTGTCTTTTGATTGTCGAGTGGAAAATCTAGTTCGCGAAGCTTTTGTTGATGGGGAATTGCTTGGGATTTCTAGCTGCTGACCACCCTAACCCTAGTTCTACTTTACCCTCTACTCCAGGTATCTTCTCAAATTTTCAAGTGTTTCTTGAATTTGAGCTATAATTGTGAGATATGTGCTAttcattctttttattttgcctaGCAATGATTTCGATGACTTCGTTCCTGGGATTCTGTGTAGAAAGTTCTTAGATTTATGATTGTATTGGTGAACTTTTTCGAGCCATTATAGGATTATGTGTTCATGTTAAAATTTGCATCTTTGATGCAGGGACATCGCGAGATTACAGCAATGGTGTAGGTCATTCTGCGACAAGCAGTAGCGCCGGCCTCAGCCGTTTCTCAGCTGCTTTCAGCGATGATGCGTGCTTGGCTGCAGGAGATCATATACTGCCCACTCCAAATTTGAAGATTTACAGTTTTGCTGATTTGAAGAATGCCACTAGGAATTTCAAGTCGGATATGGTTTTGGGAATAGGAGGTTTTGGCACTGTGTATAAGGGATGGGTGGATGAGAAGAGCCTGCAGCCTTCTAAACATGGGACTGGGATGATGGTTGCAATCAAGAAGTTGCATCCTCAGAGCGCGCAGGGCTTTGAAGAATGGCAGGTAACTCGTACTCATTTGTGTGTTTAAGTTTCTTTTCTGTCTAAGCATTGATCTAATTGTGCTAATCTTGAAGTTTATGGAGGGTAAGGCGTGGAATGTCGAATCAACTTATAGTAGGAAGCAGTTGTATCCGTGATAATGTGTGGGAGACCGACTTGAGAATCCTAGAGATGTGTGTGTGCGTTTAATTTCTAGTCTGTCTAGACATTAATCTGATTGTGCTAATCTTGGAGTTTATGGAGGGTAAGGCTTGGAATGTCAGATCAACTTCTAGTAGGAAGCAGTTGTATCCATGATAGTGTGGAGGAGACAGGCTTGGGAATCCTAGAATGTTGCTGAATAAAAACTGTTTATCAATCAAAAGATAATCCTTGTTGGCTGTCTCGAGTGGCATATGATATAAAAGATTTTTTTCCTAAGCATGGGATGGTTGCCAGATTGATGTAAGCAAGGTTGAGTCAAGGCTGGAGGGGTTCCGAGTGATGAACTGCCTATCATGTTCTATGCATTAGGCTGCTTTTTGGATCTAGAATTTCAGGCTTATTTTCTTATCTCCATTAATTGGGACAAAGTAGAAGGTCAATGCAAACAAACAAGCAACATATGaccaattttataaaaaaattgttttctaAGATCTTACGAAGTTCTTAGAAAATGTCTGATGGCAATAGTAAACTCCTTGCACCTCAAATAACAGTTGTTATTTAGATGAAAGAGCACTATTTCTATTATCTGGTTGAACCTAGCTTTCTCTGTACATTATGGAATATTGTCCCACTCCCATCATAATGATATTTAAGTTTTCGTTTATCTTGACTTGCCTTTCCTACAGCTTTCCTGTTATATAACAAGAATTTAGATGCTCTGTCTGATTGGTTGCTTAACTTGGATATGCAGGCAGAAGTGAACTTTTTGGGAAGGTTGTCACATCCTAACTTGGTAAAGCTCTTGGGATATTGTTGGGAAGATAAAGAAATGCTGCTTGTCTATGAATTTATGCTAAAGGGAAGCCTGGAAAATCATCTTTTTAGAAGTACGAAACTTTTActtgaaaattaatatatatatatatatatatatatatatatatatatatatatatatatatatattgagagagagagagagagcctaATCTGGCCTGTTTTTTACATGCAGGAAATGCTGCTACTGAACCATTACCGTGGGATATAAGACTCAAAATAGCAATAGGAGCAGCAAAGGGACTGGCTTTTCTGCACTCTTCGGACAGTATTTATCGAGACTTTAAGGCCTCAAACATTCTTCTTGATGGGGTAAGATTgtttagtactccctctgtcccccaAGTGCATACCCATATTTTCCTTTTGGTCCGTTCCCGAAATGCatacccatttcctttttctggTAAGCATACTCCAGACAACCACTCACAACAAAAGTGGGACCTTATTCTACTCACACACACTCAACCAATTCTTAAAACCCGTCATTCCCAAATGGGTATGCacttgggggacggagggagtattatttattgcGCTAGACGAAGattcccttctctttctttatGTTGTTCAACTATTTAAAATAAGTTAGGCTTGCCAATTGAATGATATAGCAAGCATTAAAGTGAGAATTTTGATTTAACGTCAGGCCCGCCGCCTTTTCAGCTGTGAAATGCTGCATTAACCTAGCCTTCCATGTCCTTCTCCCTACTTGAGTTAAGATCTGGGAAAATATTTGCTTCAAGTCCCATATTGAACTACTCAAaacatattttttgtaatattaCGCGCACCAGCAATTAGTCGATATCTTGTCACCATATCATCTCATAATCCGGGCAATCTTCTTTAGATATATAGTTTATTAATGTTCCCCTCTCAAGATAATAGATAGAGAATTATTTAGCATATCATTGATACCATTTCTCTGGACTTTTATAGAGTTTCAATGCAAAAATATCGGATTTTGGGTTAGCGAAACTGGGGCCTTCAGGAGGGAATTCTCATGTTACAACCCGCGTGATGGGAACATTTGGCTATGCTGCACCTGAATACATTGCAACAGGTGACCCGACATTCTTGATTTCTAAATATTCTCCCGATGATGAGTAGCTAATCATGGTTGTACATTAGGACATCTATATGTGAAGAGCGACGTGTATGGGTTTGGCGTGGTGCTGCTGGAGCTGCTGACAGGCTTGAGAGCCCTTGACGCAAAACGGGTACAGCAGAACTTGGTGGATTGGATGAAGCCCCTTCTCTCCCAGAAACGGAAACTGAAAACCATCATGGATGTGCGATTACAAGGGCAGTATTCGTCCAAGGCAGCATCACAGACTGCTCACCTCACCCTCAAATGCTTGGAGCAAGAGCCCAGAAAGCGGCCTCCCATGAAAGAGGTAGCTGAGGTCTTGGAACAGATTGCAGCCATGGAAATACCCAAAGAGTCCAAGAGTAGTAGATCAACgcgttcttcttcttcgtctctCCACCACATACAATCGCCCAGATCGTATCACTCCCCTCGTCAGTCCACAAGATAGATAGACGATCGCACGTGATGTGATTAACACTTAGTATAATATATATGGTGTTTTTATCACTTAACAGATGCTCCATTCTTTTTCCAAGGAATTTGTGAAGTTGCTTTGTTTGCCACTGTGTTCCAAGTTGTTTGATGTATGTGTTGTCTATTGACTTGCAAAATGTACGAGTTCGTCAGTGTATTAATTTGTTTGTGATCGATGCACCAATAGCGAATATTTGTGTCTTTTTCGACTTGAAATTTCTTGCAAATTTGAATCCTCCAGTTTTTGCTCACTTATGTATTGAGACAAATATATTAAACACTTTATGGAGTAGCTAAGGATCTGGTACTCCATTTAGAATGTATGCAGCTATACTCATTTTCAATGGTTATAAAAAAGCATGCAAATAATCTCAAATGATGAAAATTGCTAATGAAGTTCAGGCACAAATATAAGgattaattacattaaa includes these proteins:
- the LOC131023797 gene encoding probable serine/threonine-protein kinase PIX13, translating into MGNCLGFLAADHPNPSSTLPSTPGTSRDYSNGVGHSATSSSAGLSRFSAAFSDDACLAAGDHILPTPNLKIYSFADLKNATRNFKSDMVLGIGGFGTVYKGWVDEKSLQPSKHGTGMMVAIKKLHPQSAQGFEEWQAEVNFLGRLSHPNLVKLLGYCWEDKEMLLVYEFMLKGSLENHLFRRNAATEPLPWDIRLKIAIGAAKGLAFLHSSDSIYRDFKASNILLDGSFNAKISDFGLAKLGPSGGNSHVTTRVMGTFGYAAPEYIATGHLYVKSDVYGFGVVLLELLTGLRALDAKRVQQNLVDWMKPLLSQKRKLKTIMDVRLQGQYSSKAASQTAHLTLKCLEQEPRKRPPMKEVAEVLEQIAAMEIPKESKSSRSTRSSSSSLHHIQSPRSYHSPRQSTR